The following are from one region of the Mycolicibacterium helvum genome:
- a CDS encoding TetR/AcrR family transcriptional regulator, whose translation MAEPDSARRTSNRRGMATREAMLNAAVEALATGDPAAVSANRIAKQIGVTWGTVQYQFGDADGFWAAVLHHTAQRRASLFGSAGGGAPLRSRVAGIIDTLYKGLDAPDSRAIENLRAALPRNPDDLDRLYPATAAELRSWGQSWNETCQKAFADLHVNPRRVHHVAAFIPGAMRGLVSEKQLGSYADLDEAREGLTNAIAAYLSEPSD comes from the coding sequence ATGGCAGAGCCAGACAGCGCACGCAGAACATCCAACCGGCGCGGCATGGCCACACGGGAAGCGATGCTCAATGCGGCCGTCGAGGCATTGGCCACCGGCGACCCGGCCGCCGTTTCGGCCAATCGCATTGCCAAGCAGATCGGCGTGACGTGGGGGACCGTGCAATACCAGTTCGGCGACGCCGACGGATTTTGGGCAGCGGTGCTGCACCACACCGCGCAGCGGCGGGCCAGCCTGTTCGGCAGTGCCGGCGGCGGAGCTCCGCTGCGTTCGCGTGTCGCCGGCATCATCGACACCCTGTACAAGGGGCTGGACGCTCCGGACTCCCGAGCCATCGAGAACCTCCGGGCCGCGTTGCCGCGCAACCCTGACGACCTCGACCGTCTGTATCCCGCCACTGCCGCCGAGCTGAGATCCTGGGGCCAAAGCTGGAATGAGACGTGCCAGAAGGCATTCGCCGACCTGCACGTCAATCCGCGGCGGGTGCACCACGTGGCAGCGTTCATCCCGGGTGCGATGCGAGGCCTGGTGTCCGAGAAGCAACTTGGCAGCTACGCCGATCTTGATGAGGCTCGCGAAGGATTGACCAACGCCATTGCCGCCTACCTGAGCGAGCCCTCGGATTGA
- a CDS encoding NAD(P)H-dependent amine dehydrogenase family protein encodes MIKRIATRPDLELIGVHCYSPEKVGKDAGELAGLAPNGVIATGTIEEIIAAKPDVLTFHGVFPDEDLYVQILEAGINIVTTADWITGWHRDRNHPHSSGKKVSQLLAEACEKGGSTFYGTGMNPGLNQILGVVCSADVADIENITTIESVDVSCHHSKDTWIEVGYGLPVDDPSIPGKLEKYTRVFADSVYMMADCFGLKLDEVTFSYELGACTEDVDLGWYVLPKGSLGGNYIKYQGMVNGVPRVETHLEWQMTPHTSPSWRIKGCYITQVKGDPCVYNKHMIFPKPDVDLSDPANFASIGMTVTGMPALSAITSVVAAPPGLLTSADLPLRGFAGRFVEA; translated from the coding sequence ATGATCAAGCGCATCGCAACCCGGCCTGATCTGGAATTGATTGGTGTGCACTGCTATTCACCCGAGAAGGTGGGCAAGGACGCCGGCGAGCTAGCCGGCCTGGCCCCCAACGGAGTGATCGCCACCGGCACCATCGAAGAGATCATCGCCGCCAAACCCGACGTCCTCACCTTCCACGGGGTGTTCCCCGACGAGGATCTCTACGTACAGATCCTCGAAGCCGGCATCAACATCGTCACCACCGCGGACTGGATCACCGGTTGGCACCGCGACAGGAACCACCCGCACTCGTCGGGCAAGAAGGTCAGCCAGCTGCTGGCCGAAGCATGTGAAAAGGGCGGGTCGACGTTCTATGGCACCGGCATGAACCCGGGCCTGAATCAGATCCTGGGCGTGGTCTGCTCGGCCGACGTCGCCGACATCGAGAACATCACCACCATCGAATCCGTCGACGTGTCCTGCCATCACAGCAAGGACACCTGGATCGAGGTGGGTTACGGTCTGCCCGTTGACGATCCGAGCATTCCGGGGAAGCTGGAGAAGTACACCCGGGTCTTCGCCGACAGCGTCTATATGATGGCCGACTGCTTCGGCCTGAAACTCGACGAGGTTACCTTCAGCTACGAACTCGGCGCCTGCACCGAGGACGTCGACCTGGGCTGGTACGTCCTGCCCAAGGGATCACTGGGCGGCAACTACATCAAGTACCAGGGCATGGTGAACGGTGTGCCGCGGGTCGAGACGCACCTGGAGTGGCAGATGACGCCGCACACCAGCCCGAGCTGGCGCATCAAGGGCTGCTACATCACCCAGGTCAAGGGTGACCCGTGCGTCTACAACAAGCACATGATCTTCCCGAAACCCGATGTGGACCTGTCGGATCCGGCGAACTTCGCCTCGATCGGTATGACGGTCACCGGGATGCCGGCGCTGTCCGCCATCACGTCGGTGGTCGCCGCCCCACCCGGTCTGCTGACCAGCGCCGACCTGCCGCTGCGTGGATTCGCGGGGCGTTTCGTCGAGGCGTGA
- a CDS encoding Rieske 2Fe-2S domain-containing protein has translation MAKPPLSMKPTGWFQVAWSDEIGVGDVHRMTYFGQELIAWRAKSGTVTVMNAYCEHLGAHLGYGGHVEGEVLQCPFHGWQWDSEGRNVCIPYDKRPNRGRRIKTYPTAERNESIYLWYDDDGREPFFDAPDVFASFGDDSSAADYYPQRRLFEQGHEMHPQYVLENGVDFAHFKYVHGTPINPIFTRHDFAEPVSYVDFTITFEGDDQQMIDDVRSGVEAINGGLGIAVTKSWGMIDNRTISCITPVDEYTSDVRFMVYIGRTPGKDTERAAVKAAEFGDEVIRQFRQDIHIWSHQRYSDPPALTGDEYSGFTAIREWAKQFYPDGIGGSAADVYAAREKG, from the coding sequence ATGGCGAAGCCACCGCTTTCGATGAAGCCGACGGGATGGTTTCAGGTGGCGTGGTCCGATGAGATCGGTGTCGGTGACGTGCACCGGATGACGTACTTCGGTCAGGAATTGATCGCCTGGCGTGCCAAGTCGGGCACTGTCACCGTGATGAACGCCTACTGCGAACACCTGGGCGCCCACCTGGGCTACGGCGGACACGTCGAAGGCGAAGTGTTGCAGTGCCCGTTTCATGGCTGGCAATGGGATTCAGAAGGCCGAAATGTCTGCATTCCCTACGACAAGCGACCCAACCGCGGCCGGCGCATCAAGACCTACCCAACCGCGGAACGCAACGAGTCGATCTACCTCTGGTATGACGACGACGGCCGTGAGCCGTTCTTTGACGCCCCCGATGTATTCGCCTCGTTCGGCGATGACAGCAGCGCGGCCGACTACTACCCGCAGCGACGGCTGTTCGAGCAGGGCCACGAGATGCACCCGCAATACGTCCTCGAGAACGGGGTGGACTTCGCCCACTTCAAATACGTCCACGGCACCCCGATCAACCCGATCTTCACCCGCCATGACTTCGCCGAACCGGTGTCCTACGTGGACTTCACCATCACCTTCGAAGGTGACGATCAGCAGATGATCGACGACGTCAGAAGTGGCGTCGAGGCGATCAACGGCGGCTTGGGGATCGCCGTCACCAAGAGCTGGGGCATGATCGATAACCGCACCATCTCGTGCATCACACCGGTCGACGAGTACACCTCCGATGTGCGGTTCATGGTCTACATCGGCCGCACACCGGGCAAGGACACCGAGCGTGCGGCTGTCAAAGCGGCCGAATTCGGCGACGAAGTCATCCGCCAGTTCCGCCAGGACATCCACATCTGGTCGCATCAGCGCTACTCCGATCCGCCCGCGCTGACCGGCGATGAGTACTCCGGCTTCACCGCAATCCGCGAGTGGGCCAAGCAGTTTTATCCCGATGGCATCGGTGGCAGCGCCGCCGACGTGTATGCGGCACGAGAGAAGGGCTGA
- a CDS encoding heavy-metal-associated domain-containing protein, with translation MSQQTFMVTGLHCQSCVRVVSGALTELPGVGAVEVDLDADGASTVRVDTAAELSVEQVRAALADEGDYAVVS, from the coding sequence ATGTCCCAGCAGACCTTCATGGTCACCGGCTTGCATTGTCAGAGTTGTGTGCGGGTGGTGAGCGGCGCGCTGACGGAACTGCCCGGGGTCGGCGCGGTCGAGGTCGACCTCGACGCCGACGGCGCGTCCACCGTGCGGGTCGACACCGCCGCCGAACTCAGCGTCGAGCAGGTCCGGGCCGCGCTCGCAGACGAGGGTGACTACGCCGTCGTGAGCTGA